The sequence below is a genomic window from Felis catus isolate Fca126 chromosome A2, F.catus_Fca126_mat1.0, whole genome shotgun sequence.
TAAGAGACTGCAGCATCTTGCCTCCAGCAGGGATGAATTCTTTCACTTCCCTTAGTTCCAGGTCTGAACTTGGACTGGTTGGAGCTTTCTGGGGACCATGAATTCCTCTTGTCTACCAGTCACGAACATTCTAGTGAGAATCCTGCTGTCTGTCCAGAGACGAAATCTTGACTGGAGGGGCAGTGGTTTGGGAGGCTGTCCCTGAAGTGTGGAGAGGAGTCTCAGGTTGAGGAACGCCAGGGTGGCCACCAAGCCTCATGTGGGGGTGGACGGTGGCAGGCTGCATGGGCGGGAAATGAAGGGCCGCCCGAGGGAACCCTGTGCTCTGAGACTCTTACTCAACGTGTCAGTCTGACACCTCCAGGCACATCCTGTTCCCATCTAACCCTTGCGCAAGGTCCGGGCCCAGCGGGAGGAGGCCGGAGGCTCCCCCACGGACGCGGACCCAGCCTCCAGGCCTCGGCTACGTTCGGAATGACCCCATCACCTCGCTGGGTGACGAGGAGGACTTTTCCCCTTGCAAAGGCCACCACCCCACGCGTGTGGCGCAGCACTACGCCCGCTCGGGTGGCTGCGTGACGCGGGCAAGCCACTTCGCCTCTGGAGGTCTCAGTGTTCTTGCCTGTGAAGTGGGGTTGCCAACAGCCTTTGCTTCTTGGGGTCGTCAGGGGCCCCGGTAAGCCCGAGGGCGCCCGGGCCGCTCGTGCACTCCCCGCGGGAGGCTGGCGTTTGGGGGCGTCGCCGCCCCGCCCCTACCCGGCCcgtccccgcccccggcccgcttCCTCCTCCCGCGCGGCAGCCCCCTGCCTCCGCGCCATGTCCGCCGGCTGGTTCCGGCGCCGCTTCCTGCCCGGGGGTCCGCTGCCCGCGCCGCGGCCGCCCAGGCCGCGCTCCAGCCCCGTGCCCTACCGGCGGCCCCGCTTCCTGCGCGGCTCCGGCTCGGGCCCCGGCACCGCCGACGCTCCGCGCCGCCCCGACGTCCGGCCCGTGCGCAGTCCAGCGCGGGGCCGCGCACTGCCCTGGAACGCAGGCTACGCCGAGTGAGTGCCCCGTcgcggcccccgcccccacccctccaccccgaTCCCGGGCCTCCGTGCCGGCCCTGCTGGGCCGTCCTGGAAAACAGCCTAAGCTGAGCCAGTGCTCCCGTCCCCCAACCTTGTGGCTACCTCCCTTCTGCCCTCATCTGGGACTCTTGACACCTTCCCCCGGTCCCACCGCAGCCTTTTCTTGGGGACTCCAGCCTCCCTCAGAGAGGCTCACTAGTTGGGAAGGACCTGCACCTCTGGGGCTTCCAAGATGAGACAGGGACCCTGGGTGGAGTTCCAACACTGCGCGCGGGCTTTGGAGATACCCCTCACACGCACGCAGCATCTCACCCTGGGTTGTGGCCTGTGCTGTATGGGACAGGGAATCTGGCCGAGATGGGGGGGAGGATTGGCAAAGGAGCCCCAGATCTCCTCGGACAGCCGCACCCTCACCTCTCAGCCCAGGTCAGCACAGGGGCGCTGGGCCCTGAGTTTTGCCTTACCCTGAGGTTACTGAACAGTTAGGAAACTTACACTATGTTTGTCCAGGTGTGTGTTAGGGACAGCATAGGGGCTGCTGCTTCAGAGGTAGGGCTCCTCCCTCTATGTACCAGCTTTGGTCTCTGCCGGTGGGGACATGGGTGTGTCCCTGAAGGGTCTCTGATCACTTACTGGCCTCAGGATCATCAATGCGGAGAAATCTGAGTTCAATGAGGATCAGGCAGCCTGTGGGCAGCTGTGCATCCGGAGATGTGAGTTTGGGGCTGAAGAGGACCAGGAGTGGCTGACCTCGTGCCCAGAGGAGGTGAGTGCAACTGGGCCTGAGCCGGTCTTAACAGGCTGGGACCGGGACTGCAGGTTCTTGCTCTAGTTTCCCATGCCAGGTGGGGGGACAACTGGGGAAGCCAGGCAAAGCCTGACACCAAGCCCTTCCTGTACAGTTCCTGACAGGTCATTACTGGGCACTGTTTGATGGGCATGGTGGGCCAGCTGCAGCCATCCTGGCTGCCAACACCCTGCACTCCTGCCTCCGCCGGCAGCTGGAGGCCGTGGTAGAGGGCATGGTGGCCACTCAGCCCCCCATGCACCTCAGCGGCCACAGCATCTGTCCCAGTGATCCCCAGTTTGTGGAAGAGAAGGGCATTAGGGCGGAAGATTTGGTGATCGGGGCTCTGGAGAGTGCCTTCCAGGAATGTGTGAGTGTGGCCTTTGGCTGGGGAAGGGACCGGGCACCTGTGGGACACTGGGTTGTGGAGCGTCCCTGCACACAGTGGTGGTCTCCCTGGATCTTTGCACTGGAAGGACAAGAttgggttggttggtttgttagTAATGGTCATCATTGCCATCACTAACCCCTCCCACTTATCCAGTGCCTAGTATGTGCTAGGGGCTTTTACCTGTGCATCCTACGTTGTGCACCTTTGATGGTCCTTGGTGCAGGGGCTGGTTTCCCTTCCTCAGTTTTGAATAggacttccctccctcccaaggaATACATCTAGATCTCCTAACCACAGGGATCCTGGAGTCATAGCCAGACTTTGGGTTGGGTGGGACTACCAGGCTTGTTGGTGGGGAAGTGAATGGTAGGGTGGGGATCGGGGACAGAGTGGTATGGTGGCAGTACAAGCAGCAGCTAAAGTGGCCTCGGTTTGCCCCAGGATGAGGTGATCGGGCGGGAGCTGGAGGCCTCAGGCCAGGTGGGCGGCTGCACAGCCCTGGTGGCTGTGTCCCTGCAGGGAAAGCTGTATGTGGCCAATGCCGGGGATAGCAGGTGAGTACCTGGAGGGTAGGCAGGGTGGGGTCGGCAGGCGGGCACCAGAGGTGGTGGGGACAGTGAAAGGGGGCTGGACGTGGAGGGATGGAAGTAGGGATTGACTGGCTGAGTTGTTTGTGTACCTGGTGTGTCAGGTATGAGAGGACAGCAAATCTGAGGGAGGGCAGACAGCTCAAGCGCCAGGCCCAAGGGCTGAGCTTTTACTTTGCAGGCTGTCGGTAGTCATGGGGGGCTTTGAGCTGGTCCCTGGTGGCTGGGAAAGGCCATGagtgagggtggagcctgctccacaggcctctccctctcttccccaaccCCATCCAGGGCCATATTGGTACGGAAAGATGAGGTTCGGCCCCTGAGCTCTGAGTTCACCCCGGAGACTGAGCGGCAGCGGATTCAGCAGCTGGTAGGTGCCTTTGGCAGAGGAAGGTTATGGAGCCCCAACTCCTGAATCTAGGGTCACCAGAAGCCACCAGAGAGAGCCTCATCTGAGCATGCCTTCCTACCCCCAGGCCTTTGTCTACCCTGAGCTTCTGGCTGGTGAGTTCACCCGACTGGAGTTCCCTCGGCGACTGAAGGGGGATGACTTAGGGCAGAAGGTTTTGTTCCGGGATTACCACATGAGAGGCTGGTGAGCGGGGTGGGTTTGGGAGACAGTGGGGAGAGGCCTAGCGTCAGGCCCAGTGTGTGGGCTTGGGGCAGTCCTCTTCCCCACGGGCAGGGTGGGCTCTGTGTTGCAGGGAGATGAGGGGTGGGTAGGGCCTGGATTGATGCTGGGTCTGCTCCTGGTAGGAGCTACAAGTGTGTGGAGAAGTCGGATCTCAAGTACCCACTGATCCATGGGCAGGGTAGACAGGTCAGTGAATGGCACCCTCTAAGAGCCCCTCTTAAACTGCCCCCTGCAGAAGTGGGAGCTCCTTTGTCCCTTTTGGGGGCTGTGGCTGGGGTCATGGGGTTTGCTCCAAGGCTACAGGATGTTTGTCCCTCAACCCAGGGCACCCAAGGGCCACAGTACACTTCTGTGTGCTTTACTTGCACATTCTCTGGGGCTGTTTGCTGTCACCTCACATCTCCCTTGTCCCCAGGCTCGATTACTGGGAACACTGGCCGTCTCCCGGGGCCTGGGAGACCATCAGCTCAGAGTCctggacacaaacattcagctcaagcccttcttgctctctgtcccACAGGTGAGTGGGCAATAGCCCACACCAGCTTCCGTCTGCCTGGAAAGGCAGACGATGAGGCTGGCAGGAGCCCGGGAAGGGAGTGCTAAGGATCCTCAGGCTTAACTTGCAGGTGACTGTCCTGGATGTGGACCAGCTGGAGCTGCAGGAGGAGGATGTGGTTGTCATGGCAACTGATGGGCTCTGGGATGTCCTATCCAATGAGCAGGTGGCACGGCTAGTGCGGAGCTTCCTCCCTGGCAACCGAGAGGACCCACACAGGTACTGTAGCTTCTGGGGACCTGCCTGTGCCTGGGTCGGTACCAGCAGCAACACCAGGAAGTAGCTATGGCTGAGGAGACAGCACTGACAATGAACTCATCTCAGGGCAGGTGGTCAGGATCGGGGCTGTCTCAAGCCTCTGCGGGGTGACTGTGGGTCTCCAAAATCTCTGGGTTCAGAAATCCCTGAGACTAAAAATCTCCATGGTCCGACCTGTGGCCCTCCCATGCTTGAGGCTTGCCTGGCCCCACAGCTGGACCGCATTGTTTGGGTCCCCATGTGTCTGTCCAGCCCTGTGCGCAAGTTCTCCGAGGGCTGGCTTTGCTTCTTTGCTTTGGCCCCGAAGTGCATCTGCAGTTGGTCCCTACAGGTTCTCGGAGCTGGCCCAAATGCTGATACATAGCACACAGGGAAAGGACGACGGTCTCACAGAGGAAGGGCAGGTGTCCTACGATGACATCTCTGTATTCGTGATTCCCTTGCACAGCCAGGGCCAAAGGAGCAGTGGCCACTGAGGATTCAGACGCCACATCCCAGAACCACTCCAGGGCCGGGTGTAGCCTGGGCGTCCCTCCACCATGGTCCACAGCAGGCCTACCTGCCCTGCCACCAGACACAATGGGTTgacaccccccaaccccacccattTCATGGGGAGCATTTATACCAGGCAGTCAAAGCTGGAAGAGTACGGAGAGCCCAGCTCCTCAGGTCCCCTCTTTGGCAGGCAGGAAAGAGCACAGTATCAATGGTAACATCCCTTTACAACGTAGGAAACCCACGTGAGGCTCCTCTGACAGGGTCCTTAGCAGCCCAGTGTTATTCTCAGATGGGGACAGCTGGACTAAGGGCATTGGCTAAGAAtgccaggaggggcagaaaagccTGTTTGGATTCAGGTCTCCTAAACCATAAATGTCAGGGTATCTACTCAGTAACCACCAAAGCCCATGCATGGTGCCTTATGGAAAGCTGTGGGCAGCTTCCTATCTGCTGAACCGATATCAGCCCCTGGGGAGACCAGCTCAGGTCCTGCCCTGCTTCCCTCTGCCACTGGAGGTGAGGCACAGGCCCTGGGACTAAAGTTGGGGCAGAACAGAAAGAAGCAAGAGGATCCCAGAGTTTGCTGAGCAGGGGATGGCCTCTGACCACTCTTCTCTGGCCCTAGCCCTGCCCTCAGCTGATGCCCCAATGCCTTTGGTTTTgttgcccccgcccccccccatcacctCCCTATTGTTAAATGTTTGTGTGGAAGAGCCCTTGTGAATCATGAATTGCTGTAAAGCTTGACATTATAGTATACTTTTTGCTCTTTCTTGTTATTTTCCAAAGAATCAGTCTTTGCTCCACCTTGCAAGTTTGCCTGTAGTCAGGACTGCATTTCTCTGCGGGCCTCCCTAGTTCCTGGTATGGGGTGAGCCCCTGTGAGAGAACTGTGGTCCAGGGAACAGAAAGGTCTGTACCACCATCTGTGAGCTCTGGGCTTGATGTACCAGAAGGGGTGCCTTTAACTTGGTTTTGAATGCCAGTTTCTATAAAGCAAGAATTAGCTGGAGACAAGTCACTCGGTGTTTGATGAGCAGCTTGGTTCTTCACCTTCCCCACAAGACTGTTATCACCTAGCACTTGCCAAAGCTCAGGTGCTcagaagtatttgttgaattacaAGGTGtccacctttctgacctcagccttACCGAACTCCCCTGATACATTCTTACTTTAGTTTACAACTGAGATGAATTCTAACCAGGCAACTCACAACCCTAGCCTGGGGCCAGGAGGGACATGGGCTAGGTGGCAGCACAACTGACCGTAAAGCTAGTGTTTAACTTAACTGGGGAGGCTCTCAGACCCCCTTTCCTGTCCactaactcatttatttttttaatgtttatttctgagagagagggggagcgggagtgggaaagggacacagagagagaatctgaagtgggctctgtgctgacagcagggagcctgatgcggggctcaaactcacaaaccatgagatcatgacctgagccaaagtcagatgcttaaccgactgagccacccaggcgccccttatttctcttaatttgcccatcttatttattttctttaagctccatgcccagtgtggggcttgaactcatgaccctgagatcaagagtctcctctactgacagagccagccaggcgcctcccAATTAACTCATTTTAGACTCCATTTCCTATATACCTTTtccagggaagagaaaggaagaaatttccCCTTTTTCACAGTCCTGTCCCACAGCCCAGCACTCTTGGGCCTCCGTCTCTCCACAGTGAGGTCCCGACAAACTGGTGGCCCCAGAACCGCTgggcagcctctctgggcctgctCTAGTTAGGCGGCTAGCAGACGCAGGAGTGTGCTTTAACAGGCCTGCAGTTTtacttcctctgtcttcagcaaccaccctgccccccagcagAGTGTGGGCAGCATCCCGCACTTGCCTCACCCACAACTGTTGAGGCAGCTCGCCCCTGCAGCCTGCTGGCTTTGCTTCCGATCCAGCCCACTGCCTGCTCTCACTCCTCACACAAGGCTGAGGCCCCCGGAGTGGGCGCGGTGCGTCTCTCACCTGCAAGCACGCACAAATGACAGGAGCGACTGCAGGGTCAGCCATGTACGTCTCAGCAGAGCCAAATGCTGCAGCAGC
It includes:
- the PPM1M gene encoding protein phosphatase 1M isoform X2; amino-acid sequence: MSAGWFRRRFLPGGPLPAPRPPRPRSSPVPYRRPRFLRGSGSGPGTADAPRRPDVRPVRSPARGRALPWNAGYAEIINAEKSEFNEDQAACGQLCIRRCEFGAEEDQEWLTSCPEEDEVIGRELEASGQVGGCTALVAVSLQGKLYVANAGDSRAILVRKDEVRPLSSEFTPETERQRIQQLAFVYPELLAGEFTRLEFPRRLKGDDLGQKVLFRDYHMRGWSYKCVEKSDLKYPLIHGQGRQARLLGTLAVSRGLGDHQLRVLDTNIQLKPFLLSVPQVTVLDVDQLELQEEDVVVMATDGLWDVLSNEQVARLVRSFLPGNREDPHRFSELAQMLIHSTQGKDDGLTEEGQVSYDDISVFVIPLHSQGQRSSGH
- the PPM1M gene encoding protein phosphatase 1M isoform X1 encodes the protein MSAGWFRRRFLPGGPLPAPRPPRPRSSPVPYRRPRFLRGSGSGPGTADAPRRPDVRPVRSPARGRALPWNAGYAEIINAEKSEFNEDQAACGQLCIRRCEFGAEEDQEWLTSCPEEFLTGHYWALFDGHGGPAAAILAANTLHSCLRRQLEAVVEGMVATQPPMHLSGHSICPSDPQFVEEKGIRAEDLVIGALESAFQECDEVIGRELEASGQVGGCTALVAVSLQGKLYVANAGDSRAILVRKDEVRPLSSEFTPETERQRIQQLAFVYPELLAGEFTRLEFPRRLKGDDLGQKVLFRDYHMRGWSYKCVEKSDLKYPLIHGQGRQARLLGTLAVSRGLGDHQLRVLDTNIQLKPFLLSVPQVTVLDVDQLELQEEDVVVMATDGLWDVLSNEQVARLVRSFLPGNREDPHRFSELAQMLIHSTQGKDDGLTEEGQVSYDDISVFVIPLHSQGQRSSGH